Proteins co-encoded in one Jeotgalibacillus malaysiensis genomic window:
- a CDS encoding F0F1 ATP synthase subunit gamma yields MASLRDIKNRITSTKKTSQITKAMEMVSASKLSRAEDNAKSFNPYMNKIQEVVASIATGAADASHPMLSTRPVKKTAYLVITSDRGLAGAYNSNVIRSAMNAINSRHSSKDEYVILAVGRVGRDFFAKKGMNIIDSIIGLPDQPSFADIKEITGKAVGMYADEAFDELYMYYNHFVSAISQEVTEKKVLPLTDVAAETGGMTSYEFEPSPEAILEVLLPQYAESLIYGALLDGKASEHAARMTAMKSATDNAKELIDSLSLSYNRARQAAITQEITEIVGGAAALED; encoded by the coding sequence GTGGCATCGTTACGCGATATTAAAAACAGAATCACGTCGACGAAAAAGACAAGTCAAATCACTAAAGCAATGGAAATGGTATCCGCATCCAAACTGTCCCGTGCAGAGGATAACGCGAAATCATTCAACCCTTACATGAACAAAATTCAGGAAGTGGTTGCTTCTATTGCAACAGGCGCAGCAGATGCATCACACCCGATGCTCAGCACACGCCCGGTGAAAAAGACTGCTTATCTCGTCATCACTTCTGACAGAGGACTTGCAGGAGCTTATAACTCCAACGTAATCCGTTCAGCAATGAATGCGATCAACAGCCGTCACTCAAGCAAAGATGAGTATGTCATCCTTGCAGTCGGTCGTGTAGGACGTGACTTCTTTGCTAAAAAAGGCATGAATATCATCGATAGCATCATTGGGTTACCCGACCAGCCAAGCTTTGCTGATATTAAAGAAATTACGGGGAAAGCAGTGGGCATGTATGCAGATGAAGCTTTTGACGAGCTTTACATGTACTACAACCACTTCGTCAGCGCAATTTCACAGGAAGTAACAGAGAAGAAGGTTCTCCCTCTAACTGATGTAGCAGCTGAAACAGGCGGCATGACATCATACGAGTTTGAACCATCACCTGAAGCAATCCTTGAAGTGCTTTTACCACAATACGCAGAAAGCCTGATCTACGGCGCACTGCTAGACGGTAAAGCCAGTGAACACGCTGCCCGTATGACAGCAATGAAGAGTGCAACGGACAACGCCAAAGAGCTTATCGATTCACTATCATTATCATACAACCGTGCCCGCCAGGCCGCGATCACTCAGGAAATCACCGAAATCGTCGGCGGCGCCGCGGCGTTAGAAGACTAA
- a CDS encoding F0F1 ATP synthase subunit beta yields the protein MMNKGRVLQVMGPVVDIKFDNGQLPDIYNALTVPSGSAEGGVLTLEVALHLGDDAVRTIAMSSTDGIQRGAEVTDLGSPITVPVGDATLGRVFNVLGEAIDLAGDVDASVQRDPIHRTAPTFEQLSTDTEILETGIKVVDLLAPYIKGGKIGLFGGAGVGKTVLIQELINNIAQEHGGISVFAGVGERTREGNDLFHEMTDSGVIKKTAMVFGQMNEPPGARMRVALSGLTMAEFFRDEQGQDVLLFIDNIFRFTQAGSEVSALLGRMPSAVGYQPTLATEMGQLQERITSTNVGSVTSIQAIYVPADDYTDPAPATTFAHLDATTNLERKLSEMGIYPAVDPLASTSRALSPEIVGEEHYSVAREVQQTLQRYKELQDIIAILGMDELQEEDKMIVGRARRIQFFLSQNFHVAEQFTGQKGSYVPVKETIAGFKDILAGKYDHLPEDAFRLVGRIEEVVESAKKMGVEV from the coding sequence ATGATGAATAAAGGACGCGTTTTACAGGTCATGGGTCCAGTTGTTGACATTAAGTTTGACAATGGCCAGCTGCCTGACATTTATAACGCTCTAACAGTACCATCCGGTTCAGCAGAAGGCGGAGTACTAACGTTAGAAGTAGCGCTTCACCTCGGTGATGATGCTGTTCGTACCATTGCGATGTCCTCCACTGACGGCATTCAGCGTGGAGCAGAAGTAACGGACCTTGGTTCGCCAATTACTGTTCCTGTTGGAGATGCAACACTTGGACGCGTATTTAACGTACTTGGAGAAGCGATTGACCTTGCAGGAGATGTAGATGCAAGCGTACAGCGTGACCCAATTCACCGTACAGCACCAACATTCGAACAACTTTCAACTGACACAGAAATCCTTGAGACTGGAATCAAAGTAGTAGACCTGCTTGCTCCATACATCAAGGGTGGTAAAATCGGTCTCTTCGGAGGAGCCGGTGTTGGTAAAACCGTACTGATTCAGGAACTGATCAACAACATCGCACAAGAGCACGGCGGTATCTCAGTATTCGCCGGTGTTGGAGAGCGTACTCGTGAAGGGAATGACCTTTTCCACGAGATGACTGATTCAGGCGTTATCAAGAAAACAGCGATGGTATTCGGTCAGATGAACGAGCCGCCGGGTGCACGTATGCGTGTTGCCCTGTCAGGTCTTACTATGGCTGAATTCTTCCGTGATGAGCAGGGACAGGACGTACTTCTGTTCATCGATAACATCTTCCGTTTCACGCAGGCAGGTTCTGAGGTATCAGCCCTTCTAGGTCGTATGCCATCAGCCGTTGGTTACCAGCCGACACTTGCAACTGAAATGGGTCAGCTTCAAGAGCGTATCACGTCGACAAATGTTGGTTCAGTAACATCGATCCAGGCGATCTACGTACCTGCCGATGACTACACTGACCCTGCACCGGCGACAACATTCGCCCACCTTGATGCAACGACAAACCTTGAACGTAAGCTTTCTGAAATGGGTATCTACCCAGCCGTTGACCCGCTTGCTTCAACATCACGCGCACTTTCTCCAGAGATCGTTGGAGAAGAGCACTACAGTGTAGCACGTGAAGTTCAGCAGACGCTTCAGCGTTACAAAGAGCTTCAGGATATCATTGCCATCCTTGGTATGGATGAGCTTCAGGAAGAAGATAAGATGATCGTAGGACGCGCACGTCGTATCCAGTTCTTCCTATCTCAAAACTTCCACGTAGCAGAACAGTTTACAGGCCAAAAGGGTTCTTATGTTCCTGTTAAAGAAACAATCGCAGGATTCAAA